TGAAATTTTGATTATCTTGGGTAGATCCATGAGTGTTAGGTCCTGCTACTGGTCTTCCTTGAGTGCTAGGTCCTGCAGATGACTCACCAACAAAAAATGATGTACCTCTGGATCTGTTCACcttggctttaccccttgcagtgCTACTTTCAGGCTGATCTCTCTGTGTGAAGGTGCAGTTTGCAGCATCATACTCAGTGCTTGGCTTGAATCCAGTTTGGTttttaccaacatcaccaccagtaCAGGTTCTCTTGTTGTGGCCAGCAATAGATCCACATTTTCCACACTTCCTTTTCTTCACCACAGTTTCAGGTTCATCATaacttctcttcctcttctttgcTGGTCTTCCAGTTTTTCTCTGATAAGGAGGAGGGTTTACGTTGACGTTCATGGTTtcctgccagaagaagagaaaacaaatgaGAAAGTTAAAGTAATGAAACCCTAAAGGGTTTGATTCTTAAAAtagggaaaagagaaaaataaataaccaaTATCTTGAAAAGTAAATGCACCACTTTCAATAAAGTTTATAAATCTACCTTATCTTCCCATAACCATTCAGTTATGTCTTCTAAGGGTGTGACAGCATTTGCATATGTGGTCCTATAATACTCCACAGAATAGTAAGGAGCACAATAACTGTTCAATCAATAAAACAAAGGTGTGTCAGTGTACAAGGAACAATAAATAATACAAACCACTtacaaaaacaaaagtaaatgaataATACAAAAAAAGTAATTGAATAATACAAACCACTTACTCTTTCCAGTTTGGCCTCAGCAGTTTCAATGCACATACAGCATGTTGACAAGGGAATCCCCTGAAAATGCTTTACTTTGTATGCTTTGCATGCATTCCACAATGAACTGTGCAAGGTTGGTGCCTTGTAGTATTTCTTGAAGTTCTTGTATAAGTGCCTGCATATGCAAATAAAGAGTTAGTACTTCTTCAAGTTCTTGAACCAATAGAAAAACACATACACAATGTAAACTACTGTAAAAAAAACACATACCTGAAACAATATCTAACTCTTGCACCAGGGAAAACCTTAGGAACAGCTTCCAACAAGCCTTTCTGCCTATCGGAAATAAAGGTAATTCTGCCAGCATGACGTGCATTGATTGCTGGAGCCAAATCCTTGAGGAACCCAGTCCAGTTCTCCTTAGTTTCACTCTGACAGACCTTAATGCCTAAAGGCACAAGATTATTCTGACCATCAAGTGCTGTTGCAGCCATTAGAACACCACCACGCTTTCCAGTTAGATGGCATGCATCTAACCCTATGACTGGTCTTCCTGCTTTCTGAAATCCTCTCATTGGTGCAGCAACTGAAATAGTCATGCTCATGAATGCCTTATCTGCACTTTAAGTAACCAAACTATGTAACTAACTGAGCATAACTTACAAATAAATAAAGGGAAGAGCATAAATAAGATGTACTGAACATAATGTTACCTTTTTTTCGATAACTGTATTTAGCAACTGACCCTGGATTAGTATGAGCCACCATTGCACAAAAGATGGGTACATCCTTGTAGCTGTCATCATAATTACCAAACAGATCTTCTAAAAGAAGATTTCTTGCTTTCCATGCACAAATATATGGTATATCTATGTTATGAGTAACAAAAAAGTCTCTTGCTATATGTCTAGGCTTTGGAATTAAGGCCCCAGCTGTATCCTTTAACTTCTCATGTACCACTTCTTTTACAAACTCAGGATTGGCAGATCTGTTAAAACTCTTTGGATTTCCAACACAAGTATGTTCTAGATTAACCTTCCTAACAATGAAAGTAGGCTCATGCCTTTTTATGCTAGCATTTACAAACCATTGACATCCATACTCTTCCCTAAACCTACATCTGACTCTTAATCTAGTTTTATCACTCTTGTAAACAGTGTACTGATAATTATTTTTTACACAGTAACCCCTAAGATGTTTCTTAAATGCCTTCTTGTTATTAAAAGCATACTTTACCTCAATCTTTGTAGGATCAACAGGAGCCACCTCTTCTTCTACAGGGAATaagggttcttcttcttcattactgTGCATATTGAAGTCTTCTTTCCAGTTCTTGTAATCAAACTTCGCTTTCACATCTTTATCATTTATTGCTTCAAGACAATCATTATTATCATTACTCCCACCATCATTAGAAACTGCAATTAACAAACAACATCAAAGTGTTAGTACATTTAAAGAAAGGGGAAATAGACAATAAGTTATAAACATCAAAGGGTTAATACTTCAAtaccttcttcatcatcttcttcaccgCTGCTTGAATGACTACTTCCATCTCCAACTTTACATGTCTTGATAATAtcttcataatcaatatcatcctcttcatcactgtcatataTTGGTGGAGCATTTGGGTCTTCATCGGGGTGACATTCATCCATAATAGTGTTCTCTAACACCACattctcctcatcatcatcactgctgaCCCCTGCATCATTGTTGTTCACTGCATCAATCTGGTTCACTGCATCAGTATTCTTGACTGCATCAACCCAGTAATCATGGTTAAAGTTTTCAGTCACTTGAATTGGTACACTGCTATAACCCACAACACTGGCTTGACTAACGCAAGAATAACCCTGAGATTCCATTTCATTTAACAGATCCACAAACAATTTCCTAGATACTCCTCCATTTGAGTTTTCAAACTTTGACTGAGCTTTCAACCTTGGTGATCTCCTTACAGTCTTTTCTGGTGATCTCCTTACAAACTTTTCCTTTGAAACTGGCTTTTTAGCAATCCTCTTATGGGACTTCTTTGGAGTCTCATCAATTACTGTCACTGGTTGTTCCATTGCAGCCTCAATGAAGTCGTTGTCATTACCGAATTCAGAATTTAATATCTTCAAATGTAAACATataaatcctttatcatcaggtaCTGCATGCTCCCAGAACTTAAACAAGTCCTCATTCCTATCCATAATCTCAGGCAAACATGGTTCTATCATCCAATATAAACTAGGAATTTCATTTTCAGAAAGGCGCAACTTAACACGCAACATCTGCTCAAATTCCTTGAGGTCAAATTTTTCTCTATCCATGTGAGGGAAGAACAAAGTCATATTACTGTCCGTAACCAAGACGCTGATGTCTCTATATGGATAATATGTTTCATCACTGCATCATAAGTAAACAAATAAACTTCAGTAAACCCACAAATTTCTAAGCACTGAAATCCAACAATTTAAACCCTAATCATACAAATTCCAAAATTTAAGCCCTACTTACATTACATATCaaacaatcaaaccctaattaaaaataAACTTCAGAAATTGAACTCATGCTTCGAATCACTATGAACTTTACTGAAACAATCAAACCCTAatgaaaaatcagaaaacaatcaAACCAAACATCAACTCATGCTTCGATTCAATACCCTAAGATGCAACAACATCGTTTTAagtaacaaaatgaaaagaagacaaaaagaagatgaagaaagagatGGGTTTCTTCAGAAATCGAGAATAACGAAGTTAGGGTTTTAGTAAAAGATACAACTGGTTGTTCTtcccgttcttcttcttcttcatcttgaactTTGCTGAAACCCTTTACTCAGATTCACAACCTAAACCAAATCCCTTTGTAGAACCCTAGTTTTCTCTAACCTAAGTTTCTCCGCTGGAAAAGAGAGACACGGAGAGAAcgaaatgaaaaatgagaaagcaaAAAACTTGGTTTGGTTTCATTTCCGTGAAGGATAGGATAGTAAATTAAAACACTACACGTGTAGTAATCTCATGAAGCTAATCTTGAGCCGTCGATATATAGACAGGTGTAAGAATCTTGACCTGGTCAGCGAACTTTTGACCAATTAGGTGGGTCCAGACGGAAACACTAACagttgtggcatttaataaactttttaaaaaacggtggcagtttcttaaacatgaaattggaagtgtggcagtttgttaaaactCCCAATTGTAAATAACAGTCGACTTGAATCAAAAGATTTTTCCCTAATAAAAAGATGCCTCACCCGTTTGTATAGACAAATTATCCGCCCGAAGTCCATAATTGCCCAAAAACAACGCCACTGGACTTCACAGCTCAAGCATAGTTGAACTTAGTTATATCTGCCAACAAAACATcgcgaaaaaaataaataaatatggctACATAAGAAGTCATTTATCAGAACTATAGAAACACTATGTTAGTGACAGCTATCTTTCTTTTCAACAAAATACTTAGCAACCTGCATTTCATTtctccttattttcttttcttttcttagatAGTTTTATCGAAAACATGTCTTCTTGCCCCCCTCCTCTCTTTAGGTCCTGGTAGTCATTCCCCGCCATCTCAGAATTAGAAATTCTAGTTGCAGAGGCTTAACCTAAACAAAAAAATCCAATTATTAAGCAACTAAATCACAAACCTAAAAAGCTTCCATAATAATTTACTGGAAATCGAAACCAATAGTAAACCAAAGAAGATAATATTTTTCTTGCCTGATATCGATAAACAGATAGCTAAGCTGATCTTCCGCCTTCTATTTATTTCTCATAATATTTTACCATGTTTTTCAGAGAATTAAGAGAGAAGAGAGAATTAGGGCTTCGAGATTAGATAATAGACGGTGGAGAAGTAATGGGATAACAGAAAATATAAGGTGAGTAATCTCCACATAAGGAGTTTGTTGCgcatgaaaaattgaaaaatatattgttaaCCCTCGATTCTTATTGGTAGAGTAATGGGATAACAGAAAATATAAGGTGAGTAATCTCCACATAAGGAGTTTGCTGCgcatgaaaaattgaaaaatatattgttaaCCCTCGATTCTTATTGGTAGGGGGCCACGAGCTCTAGAATTCAAGCATTTGGCCTAACTTTCAATGTGAATCCAACAATTtgtactcaaattatatataaaattccAAAGCCAATGTCTTGCCTTTGTCTTCCCATCttcttccatcaaaatcaaaccattatGAGATCCAACAATTTTAATCTTTACACTTGTATCTTCCAACGGAGAATCAATCTTAACATATCcacaatatttattttcaaatattgtaTATAATGAGAAGGATTTTGTGATATGCATGTCGAATTCATGATTATTTTCTGTACAGAAACAATTTaacttttcaaatcagggtttttgaaTAACTCGTACCAATGTTTGCAAACGCACCTGAATCTACATATTGATTTTGTATGCGACTTCAATAGTATGTAGACAATGATATCACCTGGGAGATCCGGCATCGGTATTCTAGGGTTGATAATCTTCATGCTTCAAAACTATGAAGCGCGCGACACCAAGAGGGCTGGTGCTTATTAAAGAGCCGTGTGAATGTATATGTATGGTCTGAAAACATTTGGAGTTTCCTAAAACCCACCGGATTGTAATATACCAAAAACCGGTAACATAAGTTTGGAATGACTAAAATACCCCTTCATCCTCTTAGCAGAGCTTCTATATACATGATTCTAGTTTTGAGAGATGCTTAGTATAAACATGAAAAAGGTTCATGCCATGTAAAAGGAATAGTAAATAACAACCGAGTAAAACAGACAACTTTATCTAACCAGCACTAGCTGCAATTTTCTGTTTCGTCCTCGAATTTGACTTCTGCTTCAGaagtttcttctttaagcttgacATCTGCTTCAAAAGTTTCTTCTTCAAGTTTAACATTGTCTGCTTCAAAGTTTTCTTCTGCAAGGCTGGCTTCAAAAGCTTCTTCTTCAAGTTTGACATTTTCAGCTTCGAAATTGAACCCAGCTATAGTCATCTTACCCACATTGACTGCAAGTGATAACAAGTCATGTTATAACCAAGAAGAAACATGACAACACCTGACTGACTCTTTGTCGAAAATGAGAAGAAGGGATGTGTGCTACTTACCAACAACATCTTCTAGTCCAACTAGATTTGGCATGAATTGTCTGATATGATCTTCTGCAGCTTTATCAGCTTTAAGTGTTTCACAGTCGAATGAAACAGAGATTTTGTGCTCTACATTCTTTTTTTCAACCATCCCGATGACatctttctcccatctgtttaaTAAATTCATAAGAAGAAACTACTGATAAGGTGAGAATAGAGATTCACATCCAAATAAGATATGCCAAGTGTTTAACATCCTACGCTTAGAATCCGTGTTTTTGTTTGTATGGTGGTTCAGTATCATGGGTTTAACTTCCTTTAAATGGCTTAAGAAGATAGAAAGAACCTTGACAGATGTTATAATATAAACCCAAAAACCATTTGAAGTAAGGTAATTTGACATAGTAGCTTACCCATGTGCCTGGTCAACATTGCGCAGCCTTGCAGCATCATGGCCTCTGCATTCCACTACAACAACCCTTTCTTTCTTCCTCTACAAGTATACAGTTATTATTATAGTTACGCACAAAACTCAATTGTGAGTAGAGAGAGAACACCTAAAAAATTTGAAGATCGTCTTACAATGTAGTCGATAATTGTTAGCTTGATTAAGCGATAATCCTCGCCTCTGCTGCATTCCATCTCACAAGCAAGTTCTTAAGAAACATAAAgaaaacgacaatgaatttactTAAAGTTTTAAACCAAtaccaaaaaagaaaaccaaaagaataTGCCCCCATTTTTGGTTGAGGAAAACCATCAAACAGTTACCTAGCAAAATCAAGAAGGTGAAAATAGTGGAGTAAAAACCCCATGTACATACCAGTGCCTTGAAGACCATAACATATAGAACCAGGAAGTTGAATGAAGTGTCCTGATATGAATCCACATGGGAGTAAAGCTATTGAAGCTATTCCTTCCATTATTTCCTTTGCCATTGCAGATGGAACAAAAACGAGTAAACGGCAaactttcttttgttgttgtgttCTGTAACATTTGGAATTATAAGGGGACACCTATAAGTatacacaaaaagaaaaacatcaaaCTTTTGATGTACCAACTTATTTTTCTCAATAAATCAACGGTGTAGATTTGATCATTAAAAATCTTCACATAGTACAAATACAATGAAGATggatcaaggtttgaaaaacagcTCACGGTTCAGGTCACGGCTACTgagcgtgaccgttataacgcgtttttacgggtgtgagcacgtttcaGCCAAAAATCACGTTATTTAGGGAAAAACGCGTTTTTTATACGTTATTCTAAAATAACGGGCGTTATAACGGTTAAATAGTAAATGAAAAAGAATTATGGTTTGAaatttctatctaacggttacaacgtgcgtgaaaacagttataacgggtctaataaCGTTGTTATAACGTAATCTATATATTGTAATAAAACCATGGACATCTTTGGtatcatgcgcttcattgtgctaaggatttAGGCCCCAGGTTTCGACATGATATTGTCCGTGATGTAGTCGTCGACATTTGCTTCAAAGCTAGTGTGCCTGCTCGTAAGGAAGTTTCTTTGGGATTTCTAACGAATGATGACAAGGAGTtgaaacctgctgatattcttgtgcttaactggaaagacggaaaggatgtttgtatggatgtcacaggtgtttcGCCCTTCACAGGTGATGGAATTCGCTCTTTCATCCCAGGGAAAGCTATATCTAATGCGGTTTCACGTAAACACTCTAAGTACCTGGACAAGTGTATTTCACATGGTCATGGATTgagtgttttggctttctctactctagggagttgggtgaggatactttgtgttttttccaagcgtatgaagaattgtttagttagtaacgacgctagtagtggttttggtagctttatttttcatagattaggcgttgctattcaaaaaggtgttggagcccagcttgttgttaggttaccaaccaaaagctttatATAATTTTCCGTTAATTAAGCAAGTATGAATCTTTTCTACATAAAAAAtacattttttattattttattcttttatttttaaaatattagttgtaattttTTAGTCTTTAATTTACTCCCTCCATTCTTTTTGAATagaccagttttgtttttagcgaaatttaaggaaattaagagaactaatcattgaaagtggtcctcatgacacttgtcaataaaagaaatgaagtgaaatggtccccatgacacttgttagcaaaagaagtaaagtgaagtggtccacatgacacttgtcatcaaaagaagttaagagaaaagtggtcccaaaaaattaaaataacatttgactttcccaattaggaaactgacctatttttttgaaacttttatttatagaaactggcctattaaaaaagaacggagggagtaaaatataaaaaattgtaagaaaatatttttatattttttttaactaaaaaacggTTATAATTGACGTGAAAACGGGAATAATGGTCTAAAAAACTtatgttaaaatgttatttaaatGGAAAAAACGTTaaattcaattttagaaaaacggttataacgtgtGTGAAAACGTAAAAACGGTCCTAAAAAATTACCGTCatttcctatttatcggcatTATATAGACACGGGGTTCGGGGATCCTCACGGTCACGGTATATGGATGTGACCGTTTTAACGGgtgtttttttggaaaaaaaaacgggtgtttttcaaaccttgtgaTGGATATAATTCAACCAGTGTCTGAATTTTCAGACACTTCAACTCTAGTAGGTTTATGCCTACCATCAAAAAGCTCACACCTTTTTGATAAATTCATTGAATAGATGTTTGGGTTTGCCGAGTAAAATGAAATTTCTTCAACTTTTCAGCTCAGAAATGGCTAAATTGAGGTGggtttttgaaagttaacaatcAAATCATGATTTAACTTCATATATTCATATACTAGTTTAGAAGAGTTTGCACTCTAATTGTTTGTGAAAAGTTATCTTGTATAATTACTTTGCTTTTGTGTGGTGCACAATGGTGGGTATGTTGAGGAGTCCAATTGCAGTTCAACTTCCATTGCATAGGTTGGATATCCAGTACCCAGAAAATAAATTTTGTAGAAATTGTTTTCGTTGTAAGCTTGAATTTGGTTTAGCTAAGCAGAGAAGAATTTATGTTCCAAAAATGAGTTGTATTGGCAGAAAAAAGGTGAATCGGGTTGTGTTAAGTCACTTAGAACATGAattagttgatgatgaagaaaacaacaaccaaatgttgtttCGGAATGATGAAAGAAATGTGGGTCGTAGagatgaaaagtttttggtgccTCCTTGGGGAAATCTAGATGAAAGGTTAGAGTCTAAAATAGATTCAGTTCCTTCTAATTCTGGGAGGGTAAGTTGTGTTCTTGAACCAAGGTTGCATTTCTTGGAGGAAAGGGATGAAGAGGTTTTGTCGAAGAGGATCTTGAACCTTAGTAGGACTAATAAGGTTAACAGTGCATTTGATTTGTACATGTCAATGGAAGTATCAGGTCTTCAACCTAATTTACATGCATGTAACTCACTTATTGCTTGTTTTTTGAGGAATGAGTTTTTCGGGGAAGCGTTGAAAGTTTTTGAGTTGATGAAGAAAAATGGAGTAACTTCAGCACATACTTACAGTTTGATTCTCAAAGCGGTTGCGCGCGTTAAAGGTTGTGATTCAGCAGTTGAAATGTTTGTGGAATTGGAGTGTGAAAGTAGACTAAGAAAGGATTTTGATGTGCTTGTCTATAATACAATGATATCGATTTGCGGGATGGCTAATAATTGGATTGAAGCGGAGAAAATGTGGAGAAGTCTTAATAAAAATGGTCATCAAGCCACAACAGTTACTTATGGTCTGTTAGTTGGCATTTTTATGCGTTCAGGTCAAAGCGAACTCGTTATAGATGTCTACAATGAGATGATTGAAAACAAATTGGAACCTAGGGAGGATATGATGCAAGCTATAATCTCTGCAAGTACTAAAGAAGGGAACTGGAGTTTAGCGCTTAACGTATTTAAAAGCATGTTGGATTCTGGGTTCAGTCCGAACAGTGTTGCCTATAATTCCTTGATCAACTCACTTGGGAAAGCTGGGGAAATCAAATTAACCTTCTGGGTTTTTGATCACATGAAATCTTCTGATAAAAAGCCTGATGAATACACATGGAACGCATTGCTCAATGCTTTATACAAGGGGGGCAGATATTCAGATGCTCTTTGGCTATTCGAGAGCATCAAAATGAAGCAAAAATCGCAGTTAAATCCTCATTTATACAACACTGCTCTCATGTGTTGTCAGAGGCTTGGTTTATGGGATAAATCGGTGCAGATTTTGTGGCAAATGGAATCTGGTGGTATGGTGGTTTTTGTTGAATCGTACAATCTTGTAATTGATACTTGTGAGGTTGCAAGGACACCAAAGGTTGCTTTGCAGGTTTACGAACACATGGTTCACAAAGGTTGTACGCCAAACACATTCACTTACTTATCATTGATAAGATCATGCATCTGGGGTTCCCTTTGGCCTGAAGTGGAACAAATTGTAGATGTAAGCTCTCTTATCTCGTGAGTTCGTGCATTTAAACTTAATAATATTTCTGCTATGCATCATTCTATATCAAGATAGGAATCATTTGTCTCTGCATTGAAAGATATATTGGCGAAAGACTAGCCAAGTTCTATGTTAGCAATTGATGATTTGAGTTCACCTTGAAAATATATGGTTATTTTTCAATTTTGTCACTCCAACTTCATGTTAACCGTCTTCTAACTT
This genomic stretch from Papaver somniferum cultivar HN1 chromosome 5, ASM357369v1, whole genome shotgun sequence harbors:
- the LOC113279135 gene encoding uncharacterized protein LOC113279135, producing MNVNVNPPPYQRKTGRPAKKRKRSYDEPETVVKKRKCGKCGSIAGHNKRTCTGGDVGKNQTGFKPSTEYDAANCTFTQRDQPESSTARGKAKVNRSRGTSFFVGESSAGPSTQGRPVAGPNTHGSTQDNQNFSQNFAGIGSVSQHLSVTKGKQTKAKKTRK
- the LOC113281761 gene encoding uncharacterized protein LOC113281761 gives rise to the protein MAKEIMEGIASIALLPCGFISGHFIQLPGSICYGLQGTELACEMECSRGEDYRLIKLTIIDYIRKKERVVVVECRGHDAARLRNVDQAHGWEKDVIGMVEKKNVEHKISVSFDCETLKADKAAEDHIRQFMPNLVGLEDVVVNVGKMTIAGFNFEAENVKLEEEAFEASLAEENFEADNVKLEEETFEADVKLKEETSEAEVKFEDETENCS
- the LOC113281764 gene encoding pentatricopeptide repeat-containing protein At3g29290-like; translation: MVGMLRSPIAVQLPLHRLDIQYPENKFCRNCFRCKLEFGLAKQRRIYVPKMSCIGRKKVNRVVLSHLEHELVDDEENNNQMLFRNDERNVGRRDEKFLVPPWGNLDERLESKIDSVPSNSGRVSCVLEPRLHFLEERDEEVLSKRILNLSRTNKVNSAFDLYMSMEVSGLQPNLHACNSLIACFLRNEFFGEALKVFELMKKNGVTSAHTYSLILKAVARVKGCDSAVEMFVELECESRLRKDFDVLVYNTMISICGMANNWIEAEKMWRSLNKNGHQATTVTYGLLVGIFMRSGQSELVIDVYNEMIENKLEPREDMMQAIISASTKEGNWSLALNVFKSMLDSGFSPNSVAYNSLINSLGKAGEIKLTFWVFDHMKSSDKKPDEYTWNALLNALYKGGRYSDALWLFESIKMKQKSQLNPHLYNTALMCCQRLGLWDKSVQILWQMESGGMVVFVESYNLVIDTCEVARTPKVALQVYEHMVHKGCTPNTFTYLSLIRSCIWGSLWPEVEQIVDSVPPDVSLYNAAIHGMCLRGKIMSAKKLYIKMRDRGLQPDGKTRALMLQNLKRDSVRLRKRYPTPRRSLDERRL